Proteins encoded in a region of the Photobacterium angustum genome:
- the nqrM gene encoding (Na+)-NQR maturation NqrM, with the protein MTTFLLTLGIFLLVIFAMAIGWFLKQRTIKGSCGGLANVGVDKECNCDEPCDEHKLYQIQEPQSGK; encoded by the coding sequence GTGACCACATTTCTGTTAACACTAGGTATTTTTCTGCTTGTTATTTTTGCTATGGCGATAGGTTGGTTTTTAAAACAACGTACCATCAAAGGCAGCTGTGGTGGTTTAGCCAACGTGGGTGTTGATAAAGAATGTAACTGCGATGAACCTTGTGACGAACACAAGTTATACCAAATTCAAGAACCTCAATCGGGTAAGTAG
- a CDS encoding NifB/NifX family molybdenum-iron cluster-binding protein codes for MSMAIALTPREQVAGHFGKAAVFVIYDQQGQQVARIENTGSRELGCKHKKIIQRQLADHDVSEIVLGNIGQRSLARLLKAGFNVSRVAPRTTLADVLSGSAVKEALTSAEQGRDCKREKGACGCGCGTKKKAPVAKVGMSSLSPVSGLTKIGGFKL; via the coding sequence ATGTCAATGGCAATTGCATTAACGCCACGTGAGCAGGTTGCAGGGCACTTTGGTAAAGCGGCTGTTTTTGTTATTTACGATCAGCAAGGACAGCAAGTTGCTAGAATTGAAAATACAGGTAGTCGCGAACTAGGCTGTAAGCATAAAAAAATAATCCAGCGTCAATTGGCTGATCATGACGTGTCTGAAATCGTCTTAGGTAATATTGGTCAGCGATCACTGGCTCGATTATTAAAGGCAGGCTTTAATGTTAGTCGAGTTGCACCACGCACAACGTTGGCTGATGTATTATCAGGTAGCGCAGTAAAAGAAGCGTTAACATCGGCAGAGCAAGGCCGAGATTGTAAGCGTGAAAAAGGCGCATGTGGCTGCGGTTGCGGCACTAAAAAGAAAGCGCCTGTTGCTAAAGTCGGGATGTCATCATTATCGCCTGTTAGCGGTTTAACAAAAATTGGAGGTTTTAAGTTGTGA
- a CDS encoding DUF134 domain-containing protein → MARPKIERRIGCRPAYSCFKPNGVPMKELVSLRLDSDELEALRLVDMQGLQQVEAAKQLGVSRQTLGNIVASGRKKVAQALVQGLALELDGYMPTP, encoded by the coding sequence ATGGCTAGGCCTAAGATTGAACGTCGAATAGGATGTCGTCCAGCGTACAGTTGCTTTAAGCCCAATGGCGTACCGATGAAAGAACTCGTGTCATTACGTTTAGATAGCGATGAATTAGAAGCACTTCGATTAGTTGATATGCAAGGTTTGCAACAGGTAGAAGCGGCAAAGCAACTCGGTGTCTCTCGTCAAACATTAGGCAATATAGTGGCGTCGGGACGAAAAAAAGTGGCGCAAGCGTTAGTGCAAGGGTTGGCGTTAGAACTTGACGGTTATATGCCAACACCATGA
- a CDS encoding patatin-like phospholipase family protein, which produces MARTRTKKKPKVCLVLQGGGALGAYHIGAYQALEEAGYTPDWFAGISIGALNSAILAGNKPEDRLNKLTDFWDRISRPETDVDLLPSMAPMFNIFSASQALIMGQPGFFVPRIINPWLSLPGESATSFYDTSPLFSTIDDLSDFSIINQQKARLTVGATSVTKGELVFFDSHTQPLQPAHAVASGSLPPGFPATKIGDDHYWDGGCVSNSPINGILDLAEKDEDLLVFMVDLWNAKGELPQTMSEVLWREKEIQYASRSCDHIEALVAKRNLDHILEHSKDVVDSEQVPDVVSLKVGRHIDIVHITFDPLKGHIPLSDAEFSRRSIRLRREAGYEDMTKAIKESPWTQRSKKLPTHYHPRQDHGGWVEDDKISKAS; this is translated from the coding sequence ATGGCTAGAACACGTACTAAGAAAAAACCAAAGGTTTGCCTTGTTCTACAAGGTGGTGGTGCATTAGGTGCTTATCATATTGGCGCGTATCAAGCACTGGAAGAAGCGGGATACACACCAGACTGGTTTGCTGGCATTTCCATCGGCGCGTTGAATAGTGCCATCTTGGCAGGCAATAAACCTGAAGATCGTTTAAATAAATTGACTGATTTTTGGGATCGTATCTCAAGACCAGAAACTGATGTTGATTTATTACCATCAATGGCACCGATGTTTAATATCTTTAGTGCATCTCAAGCATTAATAATGGGCCAACCTGGCTTTTTTGTACCGCGTATTATTAATCCATGGTTGTCATTGCCTGGTGAATCAGCAACCAGTTTTTATGATACTAGCCCGTTATTTTCCACTATCGATGACCTGTCTGATTTCTCTATTATTAATCAACAGAAAGCCCGTTTAACCGTTGGCGCAACAAGTGTAACGAAGGGAGAGTTAGTATTTTTTGATAGTCATACGCAACCATTACAACCAGCTCATGCTGTTGCTAGTGGATCTTTACCACCAGGCTTTCCAGCCACTAAAATTGGTGATGATCATTATTGGGATGGTGGGTGTGTTTCCAATTCACCGATCAATGGTATTTTAGATTTAGCTGAAAAAGATGAAGATTTACTCGTCTTTATGGTTGATTTATGGAATGCAAAAGGTGAATTACCACAAACCATGAGTGAAGTGTTATGGCGTGAAAAAGAGATCCAGTACGCGAGTCGCTCTTGTGATCATATTGAAGCGCTCGTAGCAAAGCGTAATCTTGATCATATTTTAGAACATTCAAAAGATGTCGTTGATAGTGAACAAGTGCCTGATGTGGTGTCACTAAAAGTAGGCAGACATATTGATATCGTGCATATTACGTTTGATCCACTGAAAGGCCATATTCCATTAAGTGATGCAGAGTTCTCACGTCGTTCTATTCGTTTACGTCGTGAAGCAGGCTATGAAGATATGACGAAAGCCATTAAAGAATCGCCATGGACGCAAAGAAGTAAAAAATTACCCACGCATTATCATCCACGCCAAGACCACGGTGGATGGGTAGAAGATGATAAAATAAGTAAAGCCAGTTAA
- the ygfZ gene encoding tRNA-modifying protein YgfZ has product MSTWSTNLTFSPLALSSQDPLPALALSKLDDWGMVTLIGADSKAYLQGQLTCDLVSLEASKSTLAAHCDAKGKMRTVMRVFHIDNGYGYLQRQTVMATQIPELKKYAVFSKTDINQSTDVVLGLSGEQAQNTIDNYFTGNDDVRHNDTATAVKVDNLRWFIITPMEHAEAVAQHFAANATLTDAALWNLYDIKAALPVVEAETELEFIPQAMNLQAVNGISFKKGCYTGQETVARAKYRGINKRAMYIVSGESTQCPQAGDALERSIGENWRKGGTVITGYQFNDQQALALVVLPNDLDDDAQFRFASQPDAIWEKHPLPYALDDDA; this is encoded by the coding sequence ATGAGTACTTGGTCAACAAATCTAACGTTTTCCCCCCTTGCTTTATCATCGCAAGATCCTCTTCCAGCTTTAGCATTAAGTAAGCTTGATGACTGGGGAATGGTCACGTTAATTGGTGCCGACAGTAAAGCCTATTTACAAGGTCAGTTAACGTGTGATCTTGTATCACTAGAAGCGAGTAAATCAACATTAGCAGCACATTGTGATGCTAAAGGTAAAATGCGTACTGTGATGCGTGTTTTCCATATCGACAATGGCTATGGTTATCTTCAACGCCAAACGGTCATGGCAACCCAGATCCCCGAGCTAAAAAAATACGCAGTTTTCTCTAAAACCGATATCAATCAATCAACTGACGTAGTCTTAGGTCTTAGTGGTGAACAAGCTCAAAACACGATTGATAACTACTTTACAGGTAATGATGATGTCCGTCATAACGACACAGCAACTGCAGTAAAAGTAGATAACTTACGTTGGTTTATTATCACGCCAATGGAGCACGCTGAAGCTGTCGCTCAACACTTTGCGGCTAACGCGACGCTAACCGATGCTGCGTTGTGGAACTTATACGATATTAAAGCTGCACTCCCCGTTGTTGAAGCAGAGACTGAACTTGAATTTATTCCACAAGCGATGAACCTTCAGGCCGTTAACGGTATTAGCTTTAAAAAAGGGTGTTACACAGGTCAAGAAACGGTTGCCCGTGCAAAATACCGTGGTATTAACAAACGCGCGATGTACATCGTGAGCGGTGAATCCACACAGTGCCCACAAGCAGGTGATGCACTTGAACGTAGCATCGGTGAAAACTGGCGTAAAGGTGGAACGGTTATCACTGGCTACCAATTTAATGATCAACAAGCGTTAGCTTTAGTCGTATTGCCAAACGATCTCGATGACGATGCACAATTTCGATTTGCATCACAACCTGATGCCATCTGGGAAAAACATCCATTACCTTACGCTTTAGATGATGACGCATAA
- a CDS encoding aminoacyl-tRNA deacylase, translated as MTHNSIDTAVTRFLDEEGVDFRLLHHSKPAKTIEEAAQERGVDPKQLVKSILLKDMAGFHVLACVPGPNAVDPKKVRELFGCRRMTCADASDVEKITGLVIGTVAPLGLKRPLPIIFDHQIEQHTKVNISSGDRMAGLELATDDLVILCDPMFGDISRD; from the coding sequence ATGACGCATAATTCTATCGATACTGCTGTTACCCGTTTTCTTGATGAAGAAGGCGTTGATTTTCGCCTTCTTCATCACAGCAAACCAGCAAAAACCATTGAGGAAGCGGCTCAAGAACGTGGTGTTGACCCAAAGCAACTGGTCAAATCCATTTTGCTCAAAGATATGGCAGGATTTCATGTTTTAGCCTGTGTACCTGGGCCGAATGCTGTTGATCCTAAGAAAGTCCGTGAGCTATTTGGTTGTCGTCGTATGACCTGTGCTGATGCTTCTGATGTTGAAAAAATCACAGGTTTAGTTATTGGCACTGTTGCGCCATTAGGCTTGAAACGCCCATTGCCCATTATTTTCGATCATCAAATAGAGCAACATACTAAAGTGAACATTAGTAGCGGCGATCGTATGGCAGGGCTTGAGTTAGCTACCGATGATTTAGTGATCTTATGCGATCCTATGTTTGGTGATATCAGCCGAGACTAA
- a CDS encoding succinate dehydrogenase assembly factor 2 — protein sequence MLSAEDKARVKWACRRGMLELDVIIMPFFEERFDELSEQQQQDFINLLTCDDPDLFTWVMKHGRSENEAHANMVDMIVAHNNSKLR from the coding sequence ATGTTAAGCGCGGAAGATAAAGCACGAGTTAAATGGGCATGCCGACGTGGAATGCTAGAGTTAGATGTGATTATTATGCCGTTTTTTGAAGAGCGTTTTGATGAACTATCAGAGCAACAGCAGCAAGACTTTATTAATCTACTAACGTGTGATGATCCTGATCTTTTTACATGGGTGATGAAACACGGCCGTAGTGAAAATGAAGCCCATGCGAATATGGTGGATATGATTGTTGCTCACAACAACAGTAAATTACGCTGA
- a CDS encoding LysR family transcriptional regulator, with the protein MSVSPSHKKDINWRGVDLNLLISFSALMETQSVTKAANKLAIGQSAMSHNLSRLRQLLDDPLFERQGHNMIPTQKALELSVTVEKILNLITRELLQPSTFEPELFTGTFKIGLTDYAELLFAPAIFDAIHTCSPHSHLSFFNVDRHNYQTVFNDQRLDLVIGSMTNMGKDISSQYLYTEDHVCLFDSKATGLNAPITIEQYSAHPHALVSPDGQLITQVDEQLKNHALQRQVAVGSRNFLTIRHLLKGRDLLCVVSRLMAQLDLFHDDLIQCPTPVDIADFDIRLLWLHRNGTHPRNEWLRQRVASTVIEQVKQLQKQ; encoded by the coding sequence ATGTCTGTTTCTCCTTCACATAAAAAAGATATCAACTGGCGTGGTGTTGATCTCAACCTGCTGATCTCCTTTTCCGCTCTAATGGAAACACAAAGTGTTACGAAGGCGGCAAACAAACTCGCGATTGGACAATCTGCCATGAGTCATAATTTGTCTCGTTTAAGGCAACTCCTTGACGATCCTTTATTTGAACGTCAAGGACACAATATGATCCCAACACAAAAAGCGTTAGAGCTCTCGGTCACTGTCGAAAAAATTCTAAACTTAATCACTAGAGAGCTATTACAACCGAGTACATTTGAGCCAGAGCTGTTCACTGGAACGTTTAAAATAGGCCTAACCGATTACGCAGAGTTACTCTTCGCACCCGCCATTTTTGATGCCATTCATACTTGCTCACCACATAGTCATCTCAGCTTCTTTAATGTTGATCGGCATAACTATCAAACCGTTTTTAATGATCAACGATTAGACTTAGTGATTGGTTCAATGACAAATATGGGCAAAGACATTAGTAGCCAATATTTATATACCGAAGATCATGTTTGTTTATTCGATAGCAAAGCAACCGGACTCAATGCCCCTATCACCATAGAACAATATAGTGCACATCCGCATGCCTTAGTTTCACCAGATGGACAACTCATTACCCAAGTTGATGAGCAACTAAAAAATCATGCCTTACAACGTCAAGTCGCGGTAGGTTCACGTAACTTTTTGACCATCCGCCATTTACTCAAAGGAAGGGATCTACTGTGTGTGGTTTCTCGCTTAATGGCACAATTAGATCTGTTTCATGATGATTTGATCCAATGCCCAACCCCTGTCGATATTGCTGATTTTGATATTCGTTTATTATGGCTACATCGCAATGGCACTCACCCGCGTAATGAGTGGCTACGTCAACGGGTTGCCAGTACGGTTATCGAACAGGTAAAACAACTCCAGAAACAATAA
- a CDS encoding protein YgfX yields MLLTTTVNYADLYLFPSKLHIATLTVAYLCVAIFLLFSSSLLTLPIALIWCEKLYDEYLNSAIYSYQLQGHFRLSSIGEVYYQQQRGGVIYVRPLTRWLIIFKVEGLSHRWIIVWRDSLSERHYRHLKMFTYLYFSPR; encoded by the coding sequence TTGTTGCTCACAACAACAGTAAATTACGCTGATCTTTATTTATTCCCATCTAAATTACACATAGCCACATTAACGGTAGCTTACTTGTGTGTGGCTATATTCCTCTTGTTTTCAAGTTCATTACTAACACTTCCGATAGCTTTGATTTGGTGTGAAAAGCTGTATGACGAATACCTTAATTCGGCGATATACAGTTATCAATTACAAGGCCATTTCCGACTTTCTTCTATAGGTGAGGTTTATTATCAACAGCAACGAGGTGGCGTGATTTATGTTCGTCCGTTAACCCGTTGGTTGATCATTTTTAAAGTGGAGGGGTTATCTCATCGTTGGATTATTGTCTGGCGTGATAGTTTGTCCGAACGTCATTATCGCCATTTAAAAATGTTTACGTATCTGTATTTCTCACCTCGTTAG